The Anas platyrhynchos isolate ZD024472 breed Pekin duck chromosome 31, IASCAAS_PekinDuck_T2T, whole genome shotgun sequence genome includes a window with the following:
- the LOC140000006 gene encoding olfactory receptor 14C36-like: MPNSSSVSEFLLLAFADTRELQLLHFALFLAIYLAALLGNGLILSAVACDHRLHTPMYFFLLNLALLDLGCISTTLPKAMANALWDTRAISYQGCAAQVFLFVLLIVSEFYLLTIMAYDRYVAICKPLHYGSLLSSRACAQMAAAAWGSGFLNAVLHTANTFSLPLCRGNAVDQFFCEIPHILKLSCSDAYLREVGALVFSVSLCFGCFVFIVVSYVEIFRAVLRMPSEQGRHKAFSTCLPHLTVVSLFVSTGVFAYLKPPSISSPSMDLIVSVLYSVVPSSVNPLIYSMRNLEFKDAVRRLFGYMLLCNQ, translated from the coding sequence atgcccaacagcagctctgtgagcgagttcctcctgctggcattcgcagacacgcgcgagctgcagctcctgcacttcgcgctcttcctggccatctacctggctgccctcctgggcaacggcctcatcctcagtgccgtagcctgtgaccaccgcctccacacccccatgtacttcttcctgctcaacctcgccctcctcgacctgggctgcatctccaccactctgcccaaagccatggccaatgccctctgggacaccagggccatctcctatcaaggatgtgctgcacaggtctttctgtttgtcttgtTGATTGTATCAGAATTTTATCTTCTCAcaatcatggcctatgaccgctatgttgccatctgcaagcccctgcactacgggagcctcctgagcagcagagcttgtgcccagatggcagcagctgcctggggcagtggctttctcaatgctgtcctgcacacggccaacacattttcccttcccctctgtcGAGGCAATGCTGtcgaccagttcttctgtgaaatcccccacatcctcaagctctcctgctcagatgcctacctcagggaagttggggcacttgtgtttagtgtttctttatgctttggttgttttgttttcattgtggtgtcctatgtggagatcttcagggcagtgttgagaatgccctctgagcagggccgacacaaagccttctccacgtgcctccctcacctgaccgtggtctccctgtttgtcagcactggcgtatttgcctacctgaagcccccctccatctcttccccatccatGGATCTTATTGTGTCAGTTCTCTACTCAGTTGTTCCTTCatcagtgaaccccctcatctacagcatgaggaacctgGAGTTCAAGGATGCAGTAAGGAGACTATTTGGATACATGCTTCTTTGCAATCAATAA
- the LOC119715339 gene encoding olfactory receptor 14C36-like translates to MPNISSVTEFLLLAFADTRELQLLHFTLFLAIYLAALLGNGLILSAVACHHRLHTPMYFFLLNLALLDLGCISTTLPKAMANALWDTRAISYQGCVAQVFFFVFLVVAEYSLLTIMAYDRYVAICKPLHYGSLLGSRACAQMAAAAWGSGILTAVLHTANTFSLPLCRGNAVDQFFCEIPHILKLSCSDAYLREVGPLVFTVSLGCGCFVFIVVSYVQIFRAVLRMPSCQGQHKAFSTCLPHLAVVSLFVSTAVFAYLKPPSISSPSLDLVVTLLYSVLPPAVNPLIYSMRNQELKNAVRKLFPYILFKHP, encoded by the coding sequence ATGCCCAACATCAGTTCagtcactgagttcctcctgctggcattcgcagacacacgcgagctgcagctcctgcacttcacgcTCTTCCTGGCCATCTacttggctgccctcctgggcaacggcctcatcctcagtgccgtagcctgccaccaccgcctccacacccccatgtacttcttcctcctcaacctcgccctcctcgacctgggctgcatctccaccactctgcccaaagccatggccaatgccctctgggacaccagggccatctcctatcaaggatgtgttgctcaggtcttcttttttgtcttcttggttgtagcagagtattcccttctcactatcatggcctatgaccgctacgttgccatctgcaagcccctgcactacgggagcctcctgggcagcagagcttgtgcccagatggcagcagctgcctggggcagtggcattctcactgctgtcctgcacacggccaacacattttcccttcccctctgccgaggcaatgctgtggaccagttcttctgtgaaatcccccacatcctcaagctctcctgctcagatgcctacctcagggaagttgggcCACTTGTGTTTACTGTTTCTTTAGGctgtggttgttttgttttcattgtggtgtcctatgtgcagatcttcagggctgtgctgaggatgccctcttgtcagggccagcacaaagccttttccacgtgcctccctcacctggctgtggtctctctCTTTGTCAGTACTGCcgtgtttgcctacctgaaaccCCCCTCCATTTCCTCGCcgtccctggacctggtggtcaCACTTCTCTACTCGgtgttgcctccagcagtgaaccccctcatctacagcatgaggaaccaggagctcaagaatGCAGTGAGGAAACTCTTTCCATACATTCTTTTTAAGCATCCATGA
- the LOC119715338 gene encoding olfactory receptor 14C36-like yields the protein MPNVSFVSEFLLLAFADTRELQLLHFTLFLGIYLAALLGNGLILSAVACNHRLHTPMYFFLLNLALLDLGCISTTLPKAMANVLWDTRAISYQGCAAQVFLFVFLMSSEYFLLTIMAYDRYVAICKPLHYGSLLGSRACAQMAAAAWSSGFLNAVLHTANTFSLPLCHGNTVDQFFCEIPQILKLSCSDAYHREVGALVFSVSLTFGCFVFIVLSYMQIFRAVLRMPSEQGRHKAFSTCLPHLTVVSLFVSAVMFAYLKPPSISSPSLDLVVSFLYSVLPPSVNLLIYSMRNKDLKEALRMLLQYSLQQHQHNLNPLTSTKSLISSGQDPIPSSQSHISPGQASPDFPYQLSF from the exons atgcccaacgtCAGCTtcgtgagcgagttcctcctgctggcatttgcagacacgcgcgagctgcagctcctgcacttcacgcTCTTCCttggcatctacctggctgccctcctgggcaacggcctcatcctcagcgccgtagcctgcaaccaccgcctccacacccccatgtacttcttcctcctcaacctcgccctcctcgacctgggctgcatctccaccactctgcccaaagccatggccaatgtcctctgggacaccagggccatctcctatcaaggatgtgctgcacaggtctttctctttgtcttctTGATGTCATCGGAGTATttccttctcaccatcatggcctatgaccgctacgttgccatctgcaagcccctgcactacgggagcctcctgggcagcagagcttgtgcccagatggcagcagctgcctggagcagtggctttctcaatgctgtcctgcacacagccaacacattttccctgcccctctgccacggCAAtactgtggaccagttcttctgtgagatcccccagatcctcaagctctcctgctcagatgcctaccacagggaagttggggcacttgtgtttagtgtttctttaacatttggttgttttgttttcattgtgctgtcctacatgcagatcttcagggcagtgctgaggatgccctctgagcagggccggcataaagccttttccacatgcctccctcacctcactgtggtctccctctttgTCAGCGCtgtcatgtttgcctacctgaagcccccctccatctcctccccatccctggacctggtggtatcatttctgtactcagttCTACCTCCATCAGTGAACCTCcttatctacagcatgaggaataaaGATCTCAAGGAGGCACTGAGGATGTTATtgcaatattca TTACAGCAACATCAGCATAACCTGAACCCTCTTACCTCTACAAAATCCTTAATTTCGTCTGGCCAAGACCCTATTCCCTCCTCTCagtctcacatttctcctggccaggcttctcctgaTTTCCCATATCAGTTATCTTTTTAG
- the LOC140000007 gene encoding olfactory receptor 14C36-like, with translation MPNSSSVSEFLLLAFADTRELQLLHFALFLGIYLAALLGNGLIITTVACDHNLHTPMYFFLLNLALLDLGCISTTLPKAMDNALWDNRAISYQGCAAQVLFFVFFFGSEYSILTIMAYDRYVAICKPLHYGSLLGSGTCAQMAAAAWGSGFLNAVLHTATTFSLPLCQGNSVDQFFCQIPQIVKLSCSDAYLKEVELLAFSFSFVFGCFVFIVVSYIQIFRAVQRIPSEQGRHKAFSTCLPHLAVVSLFVSTDMFAYLKPPSLSSPSLDLVVAVLYSVVPPAVNPLIYSMRNQDLKDALRRLMTRDVSKSKK, from the coding sequence atgcccaacagcagctctgtgagcgagttcctcctgctggcattcgcagacacacgcgagctgcagctcctgcacttcgcgctcttcctgggcatctacctggctgccctcctgggtaACGGCCTCATCATCACCACCGTAGCCTGTGACCAcaacctccacacccccatgtacttcttcctcctcaaccttgccctcctcgacctgggctgcatctccaccactctgcccaaagccatggacaatgccctctgggacaacagggccatctcctatcaaggatgtgctgctcaagttctcttttttgtcttcttctttggTTCAGAGTATTCAATTCTAActatcatggcctacgaccgctacgttgccatctgcaagcccctgcactacgggagcctcctgggcagcggaacttgtgcccagatggcagcagctgcctggggcagtggttttctcaatgctgtcctgcacacagccactacattttccctgcccctctgccaaggcaactCTGTAGACCAATTCTTTTGTCAAATTCCACAAATCGTGAAGCtgtcctgctcagatgcctacctcaagGAAGTTGAGTTACTTGcgttcagtttttcttttgtatttggttgttttgttttcattgtggtgtcctatattcagatcttcagggcagtgcagAGGAtaccctctgagcagggccggcacaaagccttttccacgtgcctccctcacctggccgtggtctctctgTTTGTCAGTACAgacatgtttgcctacctgaagcccccctccctctcttccccatccctggacttggtggtggcagttctgtactcagtggtgcctccagcagtgaaccccctcatctacagcatgaggaaccaggatcTCAAGGATGCCTTGAGGAGACTGATGACTAGAGATgtttcaaaatcaaaaaaatag